The following proteins come from a genomic window of Denitromonas sp.:
- a CDS encoding LysE/ArgO family amino acid transporter, producing MSSVFFSGFGVAAGLIMAIGAQNAHVLRQGLRREHVLLTVAVSAVCDAGLILLGMAGIGPWIASSATAMAVAKVGGGVFLLWYGARAARSAWVGHAQTMDTASSQALSRRQALAAAAGFSLLNPHAYLDTVVLIGAVGATQLEAARPVFTAGAIAASFSWFVLLGYGARLMAPLFRRPVAWRVLDSIVALTLWSIAASLLLR from the coding sequence ATGAGCAGTGTTTTCTTCAGTGGATTTGGCGTGGCGGCCGGATTGATCATGGCCATCGGTGCGCAGAACGCGCATGTATTGCGCCAGGGGCTGCGCCGCGAGCATGTGCTGCTGACGGTCGCGGTGAGCGCCGTCTGCGATGCCGGCCTGATCCTGCTGGGCATGGCCGGCATTGGCCCGTGGATCGCCAGCAGCGCCACGGCCATGGCGGTGGCCAAGGTCGGCGGCGGGGTGTTCCTGCTGTGGTACGGCGCCCGCGCCGCCCGCTCGGCCTGGGTCGGCCATGCGCAGACGATGGACACCGCCAGCTCGCAGGCTCTGTCACGCCGCCAGGCGCTGGCCGCGGCCGCCGGCTTCAGCCTGCTCAACCCGCATGCCTATCTCGACACCGTGGTGCTGATCGGCGCCGTCGGCGCCACCCAGCTGGAGGCGGCGCGCCCGGTGTTCACGGCCGGGGCCATCGCCGCGTCGTTCAGCTGGTTCGTGCTGCTGGGCTACGGTGCGCGCCTGATGGCGCCGCTGTTTCGCCGGCCGGTGGCCTGGCGGGTGCTCGACAGCATCGTGGCCCTGACGCTGTGGAGCATTGCCGCGAGCCTGCTGCTGCGCTGA